The genomic stretch AATCCAAATCCAGCGATCTGGTCACCTGAACCTCTACTTGCTCCTGGATGCCTCTCAGAGTGTGAAGGAAGAAGACTTCAGTATCTTCAAGAACAGCACCACGATCATGGTGGACAGGGTCAGGCAATAGAAGCCTAGGCACAGAGCAGGTCTTCCTGCACACAccgtctctctgtctccttccgtGCTCAGAATCCCACTCATAGCCCACCTTCTTCAAGAAGCCTTCCCAGAGTATATGCATGTCATGAAGGAATCTTAGGTTCAATTTATAGGATCACATTTTTTATTCCACAGTCACCTACTGTATACCAGGGACGGTGCAGGGTGCTGAGTGCTGGGGGCACCAAAGGTGAACAAGACTGAGGTCCTACTTTCTAGGAACTCATCACCTAGAGCGGTGGTCTCCACCGATGTGTACACAAAATAATCTACTGGGTGTGCAGAAAAATAATAGTATCcctgttaaataattttaaattaatcagtAACTTAACATTTAATCATTTGAAAGCATTTCAATATCTTATATGTGTTTAGGGTGATACACCTTATAAATATACAAGTATagttcataaatatatataccttTATTGGGGTATGTGCTCACAACATCCTCACTAATGAGATGCATGAACAGAAGAGTTTGGAAGCCATGATTTAGTTTCGTTGCCCATATTTTACTTGATAATTATGCTTTTCACaatagtttttgtagatgtatgTTTTTCCTCCCagctacattttaatttttattttctaaattatattttattgattacgctattatagttgtcctgatttttcgccctttctccccctccacctagcacccccactccctcaggcaatctcctcaacattgttcatgtccatgggttgtgcatataagttctttggctaccccatctcctatactgtactttacatccccttggctattctgtaactacctatttgtacttaatcctctcacctcttcacccattctcctcctcccctctcccatctggcaactacctggtaactaacttcttttctcttgctgcttttaagagtctctgtttacctttaatttttggccttttaattatgatgtgtcttggagtgagcctctttgcatccatcataattgtgACTCTGTCCCAGCTACATTTAAAGAAGGCAATTTCTGTGCTCCTTAGAGTCTCTCTTTGGGCTTAAAGTCAAGTAACTTATTAAACCATGAGGCTGCACAATGCGACTGTTGGGTCCCTCAGAGTTGCACCAACAGGTTCAAATCCTACCTCTACCTCTTATGAGtggtgtgacctggggcaaggtaagaaagcctcagtctcctcatctataaaatagggactATGATGCTCCCCTCACAgagttgctgtgaagattaaatgagaagtGAGACTCTCAAAGAGAGTAGATGGCCAACAAGTATCAGTTTCTGGAGTTCTTCCAAGCAGCAGTTTCTTAGTAAGTGTCTACTCACAGACCTTGCTTTTGTCAGTCCAGGTTCACAGCCTCCTCCAGGTCCTTTTGCTTGCTCTCTTACCAGCAGCCCTTCGGTTTCAGGGCCCTTCATGCCACCTCTCACTTCCCTCCACAGATCTTTAGCTTTGAGATCAATGTGAGTGTCGCCATCATCACTTTTGCATCAAAGCCCAAAATCATCATGTCTGTTCTGCACGACAGCTCCCGGGATGCGACCGAAGTGATCTACTATCTGGAAAACATCAGCTATAAAGGTATGGATGTCATCAAATGAaagtggtgggagggagaggggaacaagTCTCCTGAAGACAGACCTGGATGAATTAGAGAGAGGGGGTCCTCCTGGTAGCATTCAAGTGTCAGGGCTTTGGGGCTCTGTTTCCTTAAGTTTCCAAATCAGGTTCATGGTGGGCGAGTCCCAGCTCCTACCAACTCCTGACTTCCTCTAATGTGCTGCATATCTAGTGCATCATGCATGTCTCGGCTCCCAGAATCACATGGCAGAATCACATGGCAAGCAATCACATGATGCCAGAATAACATGGTCTGGTTTTCGTGGCTCATTGCCGTAGTCTCCTATGTCATGGCAGAGTACCTGGGTGTAGGCAGCAGATGCTAACACATTCCAAGTTGTTTGGAAACTCCATCTTTGCATCTGGGGACTTTAGAGTGGCCTTAGATTGGGGTTATCAATGAGCACTTCTACGGGGAAGGGCGGCTTTTAATGCCTCAACAGGCAATGATTCCAAATCTCTATCTGGATATCCAAGGCCTGAGTTTatcgaatgaatgaataattttatttccagtaGTTGGGGGAAACAGAGTGATTCCTTTCTCCCTAACTCGTTGCATATTCCAGATCATGAAAATGGAACCGGGACCAACATCTACGAGGCCCTAAATAGTGTCTATATTATGATGAATAACCAAATGCAACGCCTCGGCATGAACACGGTGGCCTGGCAGGAAATCCGGCACGTCATCATCCTTCTGACAGATGGTGAGTGTGCTCATCTCTGGCGAGGCTGCACTGTAGAAGGAGCACCACAATGGGGCCAGAAAACCAGCATTCTGGTTCTCTCTCTGCCACTTTGAGCCCCTGTTTCTTATTAATAAAGTAgaaatagtattaaaaaatagaaatacagtcaAACCTCGCTTCTCAACCATCTTGGTTCTTGAACAATTTGATTCTCGACCAAgctgttcacagaaaaaaatgtctcagttatCTAACAAAACTCGGGTCTTGATTCTCTTCCTGACAACCCGTTCGTGCTGATACCGACGTGATGAATCTTGTGTCTCTCAGGCAACAAACAAAGGAGATTAAGCTTTTGAACAAATGGACAgttttccagaacaaattaagttCGAAAATCAAGGTTCCATTGAAGTGTTGAAGGTGACAACGGTGATGACAAGGATGACAAAAATGACAATAGCTGCCTTCCTTTCCTTACCCAATTTTTATGGAGAGAAATTTAAGTAGTTTGTGTAAAAGTGCTTTGTGATTATAAATGTTAAGTTATCGTCCCCACCTGGGAGGTGTCCCAGAGCGAACCGGATGAGGTTCGCTCTGGAGCGGTGAGGGCgaggagcagagggaagggcGACTGTGTAGTGGATCTGGGCTCCGTCATTGATCTTAACTTTGTCCACATTACATCACCCATCAGGACTAtgttcttgtctataaaatgaggataccCACACTTCCTGGGGTTtcgtgagaattaaatgagataaagtaaaTGAAGCTCCTGGCCTAGTGCCTGGAATACAGAGAATTTTGGTAAAATTCGGGGTAGAAGTGTTGGTGTTGAGGTTCCCAGGATGAATGTCTCTCCACTCTTCCTGATATATCCACACAGACAAACAATTCTTTTCCCTCCCTGTTCTAGGAAAGTCCAATATGGGGGGCTCTCCCAAACGAGCTGTTGACGATATCAAAGAGATCTTGAACATCAACCAGAAGAGGAACGACTATCTAGGTGaacctccacccccaaccccacctgtACTGCCCCTGCAGGGGGCACAAGGCCCTCGGCCAGTGGTTCCAGTATCTTTCTAGTGAGAGTCCTTCCACTCCAGCTGTGTCATTCCATGTGAAGGCCCCTGAGTGTCACGTTGAACAGTCTGGAGTCAAACCACCCATGTTTCTAACCATAGTTTCATCTTTGATTGGTTGTGGCTGTGGGCAGTTTCTTCCCTTGTAAGAAGAGGGCATTGTAGGCTGATTGGGGCAAATGCTCAGATGTTGCCTGATACAGTGTGTGTCTGCGGTCATCATCTTCACCATCATCGTCCTCATTATCCACCATTTTATGTTCCACGAACCTCACCAAGAAGAAAAGGCCTGAATTCCTTGTGGGGACTGTCCCTGGCATTTCTCCCTGTAGCAGTACAGATAAGTAACCAAAGCTTTGGCAGCTGCAGACTCTAAAAAAACAATCCCTCTGATTCGGACTAAATACAAATTGCACCAACCTTTGACCAGAAAAGAATTTCAGAGGAAGCACTCCAGATAAGGGAAGGCAGGTAGTTTTGAAGCCCCAATTTAACGTTCCCCTGGTCCTGCCTTTTCtatctccaccccccccccccgccgctgtgcccctcctcccctcagtgGAAAGGAGGTTCCTCTTTAAAACTTCCACTTGGAGGCTGTGCCCGGATGGTTGTGTGGGCCAGTTCTCCAGTGGGAGgggtggccccaggcccctctTCCAGAGGCTACTTTTTCAGAGGAAGACTAGATCTGAAGTTTTGCCTCCATGCTATTGTCATgagttcttatttatttagtcatttaaaaGTACTTCTGAGAGACTCTCTGGGGCTAGGCACCATTCTACAGATTGCTGTGAACAAAAGGACCAAAAATGCCTGCTTGCATGGGGATATCATTCTGGAGGGGCAATGTATCAGTCAGCCAGGGCTGGTGCCACAAATTGCACAAActtgggtggcttaaaacaactgaAATTCATTCTCTCACGTTcaagaggctagaagtccaaaattaaAGTGTCAGCAGGGTCCTGCTCCCTCTGGAGGTTCTGCCAGCTTCTGGGGGCCCAGGCGTTCCTTGGCCTATGGCAGGCTaacccagtctctgcctctgtctccacacCCCCTTCTTCCTGCAGCCTCTCTGTTGTCACAGCactctccctgtgtgtctgtgttcaaaCTCCCCTCTTCTGATGAGGACACTGGACAGCAGATCAGGCCCACCCTAGTTCAGGATGACTTCATCTTGATCATATCcataaagaccctatttccaagtaGGGTCCCATTCACAAGCAGTGGGGGTGAGGACTTGAATGTatctttttttgagaaacaaCTCTACCCACTGTTGGCATCAAACAAGGGAAATCAGGAATCCACAGGGTCTGGTAGGTGGTGTGACTCAGGCTACGGCACAACATGAAGCAAGCAGGGAATGGAGGAGCCTGGGGCATTTCAGTCTCAGACAACGAGGCCAGGGAAGAACCCCCTGAGATAGTGATGTTTGAGTCAAGACTTAAAAAGGTAAGAAAGTGAGCCATGTGAGAAGACTGGGGAGGAGGAACCAGCAGAGGCACAGCCAGTGCAAAAGGCCTCAGGTACGCACGTGCTTGCAAATTTGAAGAACTTCACAAAAGGTGTGTGGCTGGAAGAGAGTGAAGGGTGAGCAATGGTAGGAAATAAAGTCAGACAAGTATGAGGTGAAAGTGAGGCCCATGTAGGGCTTTGTAGGACAGAGTGAGCTCTAAATACAGCCTCCTGTTTCATGGGGTAGCCCCCCAGATGCAAGATTCTGGTGATTTTCTCCTCCCCATCAGACATCTACGCCATTGGGGTGGGCAAGCTGGATGTGGACTGGAGAGAACTGAATCAGCTGGGGTCCAAGAAGGACGGCGAGAGGCATGCCTTCATTCTGCAGGACACAAAGGCTCTGTACCAGGTCTTTGAGCACATGCTGGGTGAGTCAGCTTCGTTTGCCCTCTCCAGAgtagagagggcagagaggagccaGCCGGGGGTCCAGTTTGGGAACCTGTTCACAGTGCCCCttacctgcctccttccccatctGCTCCTCACACCCACAGATGTCTCTCAGCTCACAGACACCATATGTGGGGTGGGGAACATGTCAGCTAATGCTTCTGCCCAGGAAAGGACACCCTGGCATGTCACTATCAAGGTACCAGGAAGGAGGGTTGGGCTTGGATCTCAGAGGTGAAAGTGGCCAGGGGACAGAGACACAGCTGTGCCTGAGGATCATCTATtcccctgcagcccaggagcCTACAAACCTGCCGGGGATCCCTCATCTCAGACCAGTGGGTCCTGACAGCTGCTCACTGCTTCCGCAGTGACGACAAGGACCATTCCCTGTGGAGGGTCAACGTGGGTAAGGCAGAGCCCCCACCAGGTTCCCAACCCTGTGGCCAGAGCTCCCACCACTTGTCCCTAGCTTCTGGCTCCTTCAGGACCCCCAGCCTAGCCTAATCTGCCATATTGTTCCCAGGGGATCCCAACACCCATTTGGGCAAAGACTTCGAAATTGAGAGTGTGGTGATTTCCTCGGGGTTCAACGTCTATGCCAAGAAACATCAGGGAATCCTGGAGTTCTACGGTGATGACATTGCCCTGTTGAAGCTGGCCCAGAAAGTAAAGATGTCCACCCATGCCAGGTGCCGGCATCTGGGGTACAGCGCTCTGGGGAGCCCTGGAGGAGGAGTCACCAAGGGCGAGCCTctatgaccccccccccccttctccccaGGCCCATCTGCCTTCCCTGTACGCTAGAGGCCAATCTGGCTCTGCGGAAACCCCCAGGCAGCACCTGCCGAGATCATGGTGAGTGCTGCGACTTcagctgcaggaggagctgggacCAAGACTTGAGGGTGATAACACAGGCTGTGCTCCCATCCCCAAGTCAGGAGTCTGGGTGCTGGGTAAAGGGAGCAGCACCAACCTCCCCTTCTCCTTGACCGCAGAGAGCTTACTTCTGAACACAGTGAGTGTTCCTGCTCATTTTGTGGCCTTGAATGGGGACAAACTGAACGTTAACCTCAAGACAGGGACAGAGGTGAGAGTCTCAGGTCTGGGATTCTCTTGGGAGATGGGAGTCCCCTGGACATCACCCAGaatgtctctctgcctccttcagcTCTGGCTGCTTTCTGCATCTCACCCCTAGTCACCCCTCCTCCCTGGTCTAGCTGAACTCCCAGGTGTCCCCGGGGCCTGCTCATTCTGCCTTTCTCTCTTGTTCCACTCCCACTGCAGTGGACAAGCTGTATTGATGTCGTCTcccaagaaaaaaacatgttccCCAACTTAACAGACGTCGGGGAAGTGGTGACAGACCAGTTCCTATGCAGTGGGACTGGGGAAGATGACAATCCCTGCAAGGGTGAGTGgctcccacccatcccccaccctggaGCCTGGATGCCTGGGGAAGGCTGACAGTCTCTTGTCCCTTCTTTCTGCAGGAGAATCTGGGGGAGCAGTTTTCCTTGAACGGAAATACAGGATTTTtcaggtgaggaggagggggacacTTGCAGGACTGCGATCATGGAATCACCTTGTTGGGGGGGACAAGGGAGGCCTTTGAAGGAACCAGGGAGGTTGGAGCTTGAGTCTGGGGCTGTGGCCGTCTCCTGTCCCATTCTCTCTTCCAGGTGGGCCTGGTGAGCTGGGGCCTCTACAACCCCTGTGGCAACTCTGATAAAAACTCCCGCAAGAGAGCCCCCACAGGCAAGGTCCCACCGCCTCGTGACTTCCACATCAATCTCTTCcgcttgcagccctggctgaggcAGCACCTGGAAGGCGTCCTGAATTTTTTGCCCCTCTAATCATGCCCACTGACCCCTTTGCTGTCCTGCAGAACCTGCCATCTCTCCCATGTCCTACCTCTAAATTTCTGCCTTCGTACCCCATGACCCATTAGTCCAGCCTCCAGGATCCTGGGACAGTGCCTGGTCCACCCTCTGCTTTATGTGACTCACTCTCCTTTCACTTTCATGTGGAATTTCCCAgttatgaaattaataaaaatcagtgATTTCCACATCTGTCTGTGCCTCTGcctgaggtggggggcggggaaggcagGAATGATTCCAGGAATTGCAGGAGGCAGGTCAGAGACCCCGCTGGACAAACAGGGACTCTGCTCTATAACACAGACAACAGGGGGCCGGCTGGGGCTTATTTCTGGCCCCTTAAGTGGGCAGTCTGGGCTTGTTGGGGAGGAGAACTGTGGCAGAGAAGAGATGTTGAAGGGGAGAGCTCCAGACCTTGGGCAGCAAAGGGTGGGGCTTGTGCGGTTTCTATTCCTTGACTGGCAGCTCAGGGGCCCACCTGCTTGGACATTCCGGGAAGTGATGTGGGCAGGGCTGACAGGGTGAGCCACAGGTGCCAGCATTCTGATTGCATAAAAGGCTAGAGGTTGTTGGTGGCAGGGCAAGGGAATGCAGCCTGGTCTGGGTCTGCAGTTTCTGGTTGGACACTGAGCCAAGCGGACACACAGCACAGGCTGGGGAAGGCCATTCTGTCTCCAGCCGCagcctctctcctgccttctgtgACCATGTGGAGCAATCTCAGCCCTTGGCTCTGCCTGGTACCCTTGGTCCTGCACCTCTTGTCTGGAGGTAAGCCAGGATCACTGCCCCTGTTCCTGCTGTCCCCAGAATCCCTCCTTGGCCTTGTCAGGCCAGGCTTCACCAGTCTGTTTTTTTAGGTGTGGGTGCGACACCATTGCCGGTGCCTGAGCCCCACAGCCCCTGCTCTCTGGAGGGAGTAGAGATCAAAGGTGGCTCCTTCCGGCTTCTCAAGGAGGGCCAGGCACTGGAGTACGTGTGTCCGTCTGGCTTCTACCCATACCCTGTGCAGCTTCGCATCTGCagatccacagggtcctggagCACCCTGAGGACCCAAGACCAAAAGATTGTCAAAAAGGCAGAATGCAGAGGTtggagggcagtgggggtgggcatGGGCTAGCAGAGGGCTAGAGCCGGTGGCGGCCAAGGTCCAGATTAGCGTGAGATTAGTGTGTTGAGACCAGGCAGGCTGAGCAAGTATAGGGGCTGTCTGGGTttggaggtgggaaggagagaggaagaaggagggaggggagctaATTTAGCATCTACCCACTACCAGGCAGCCCCAGCAGTTAACAGAACACTCAGGAATGGGAAGGGAGGAGCAGCAGGACTCCCCATGGGTTGAGGACCCTGCTCCTGTGCAACCAAGAAGGTGCTTTTACTCAGTGGCAGGGACTTCAAGACCAGAAGGGATACTCTAAAGGGCAGCCCTTCTCTCTCAGTAAATTCtgcttgtctctctccctcaaagCAATTCGTTGCCCAAGACCACAGGACTTTGAGAATGGGGAGTACTGGCCCCGGGCTCCCTACTACAATGTGAGTGATGAGATCTCTTTCCACTGCTATGATGGTTACATTCTCCGGGGTTCTGCCAACCGCAGCTGCCAAGCAACTGGTCGGTGGGATGGGCAAACAGCCATCTGTGACAATGGAGGTGAGAAGCATCATCTCCCCACATGATGGTGGTCTCTCCCTGACTGCTCTGCAACCTGAGGAAGTGGTGCCATAACTCCTGTGTTCTCTCTGGCTTTGGCCCTCACCTCCTTATTTCATGCCTCTGCAGCGGGGTCCTGCCCCAACCCAGGCATCCCCATTGGCACAAGGAAGGTGGGCAGCCAGTACCGCCTTGAAGACAGTGTCACCTACTACTGTAGCCGGGGGCTCACCCTACGTGGCTCCCAGCGGCGAACATGCCAGGAAGGTGGCTCTTGGAGTGGAACAGAGCCTTCTTGCCAAGGTGACCCTTGACCTATGCCCTCAGGTCCGATCTTGTTCTCTCATCCTCAATCCTCATAACAGGGCACTATCTTCTCTCCCCTTAACCTAGCTC from Phyllostomus discolor isolate MPI-MPIP mPhyDis1 chromosome 4, mPhyDis1.pri.v3, whole genome shotgun sequence encodes the following:
- the C2 gene encoding complement C2, with the protein product MGSLMALLCLLLLFPGLAAAAPSCPQNVKISGGSFTVSHGWDPGSVLIYSCPPGRYPSPAYRLCLNNGRWQTPGSAPGTKAVCKPVRCPAPVSFENGMYTPRLGSHPVGANLSFECEDGFVLRGSPVRQCRPNGMWDGETAVCDNGAGHCPNPGISVGSVRTGSRFGLGDKVSYRCSSNLVLTGSAERECQGSGVWSGTEPICRQPYSYDFPEDVAPVLGTSLSHLLGSTNPTQKKKENVGRKIQIQRSGHLNLYLLLDASQSVKEEDFSIFKNSTTIMVDRIFSFEINVSVAIITFASKPKIIMSVLHDSSRDATEVIYYLENISYKDHENGTGTNIYEALNSVYIMMNNQMQRLGMNTVAWQEIRHVIILLTDGKSNMGGSPKRAVDDIKEILNINQKRNDYLDIYAIGVGKLDVDWRELNQLGSKKDGERHAFILQDTKALYQVFEHMLDVSQLTDTICGVGNMSANASAQERTPWHVTIKPRSLQTCRGSLISDQWVLTAAHCFRSDDKDHSLWRVNVGDPNTHLGKDFEIESVVISSGFNVYAKKHQGILEFYGDDIALLKLAQKVKMSTHARPICLPCTLEANLALRKPPGSTCRDHESLLLNTVSVPAHFVALNGDKLNVNLKTGTEWTSCIDVVSQEKNMFPNLTDVGEVVTDQFLCSGTGEDDNPCKGESGGAVFLERKYRIFQVGLVSWGLYNPCGNSDKNSRKRAPTGKVPPPRDFHINLFRLQPWLRQHLEGVLNFLPL